TCGCGCAGCGGGTCGAGCGCGCGGTACAGCAAGCTGGCATCCCCCTCGGGCAAGGTGAAGCGAGAGATTCCCGCCTCGGCGCTGAGGTCCTGGCCGCCTGCCGCTCCGACGGCCGCTTTCAGGGCGGCGGACAGTTCGCCGCGCACCCGCACGTCGTACCCCGGGGTCCGATGGGCGCTCATGAGCTGGTCGAGCGATTGCAAGGTGGCGAGCTTGCCGCCCGCGATGATGGCGATGCGGTCGGAGAGGGCCTGGGCCACCTCCATCTGGTGGGTGGTCAGGATGATGCCGCAGCCCTCGTCGGCGATCGCGCGGACCGTCTCCTTGAAGGTCGAGGCCGCGAGCACGTCCAGCCCCAGGGTCGGCTCGTCCAGGAGGAGCACCCGCGGCTGGTTAATGAGCGCGATCGCGATGGCCACCCGCTGCTGGAGGCCCCGCGACAGTTCACCCACCCGCTTTTGCAGGTGTTCCTGCAGGTCGAGGCGCATAATCAGGTCGTTCGCGCGCTCTTTGAGGCGGGAGACTCCCTTGAGGGCGCCGAAGTAATCGAGGTTCTCCCGGATGGTCAGCTTCCAGTGGAGGTTGCGGTTGCCTTCGAGCACCGCGCCCAGGCGCTGGACGGCCCGGCTGCGATCGCGCACCACGTCGATGCCAGCCAGGCTGATCGAACCCGAGGTCGGTTGCAAGAGGCCCGCGATCATCTTGAGGGTCGTGGTCTTGCCGGCCCCGTTGGGACCAAGCAAGCCGAGGATCTCGCCCGGATCGACGTGGAAGCTGACGCCCTGGACGGCGGTGTGCGCTGCGCGGCCGAGGCGCGCGGGGTAGACCTTGCGCAGGTCCTGGATCCTGAGGCCCTCGGCGACGGGCGAGGCGCCGACGGCGGCCGGATGCGTGGCGAGGTTCATGCGGACGGGGCGCCTTCCTTGTGGTTCGTTTTCGAGGACGTGGCCCATCATAGCGCAGCGGCAGCCGGCTGGACAGGCCTTGGGTCTACGGGGTCAGCGGAAAGAGGCGTGCGCCTGAGCGGCGCTGCGGGATACGCGCAGGCGCTCCTGGTGGCGCTCGCGTGCCGCTTCGAAGTCGTCCGGCAGGTTGTCGAAGAGCGGGGCGTTACCGACCTGGAGGGCCAGCTCGTCGAAGACGACCGCCATGCCCTTCTGGCCCAGCGCCTCGAGGGCGCGGGCGTTCTCGTACAGGGCCTCGAAGGCGTACAGGTCGCAAAAGGCCACCTGGTCCTGCTTGAGGCGGTAGAGGCCCCGGGTGGATTCGAGGATGTCGCCCAGCCCGATGGCCTTGAGGCTTTGGCGCATGCCGTAGACCGTCGTGTGCAGGGGCTCGAGCGCCTCCGGGTCGTTGAACAGCCACTCGGCCAGCGACTCCGACGAGCAGCCTTCCGGATGTAGGACCAGGTGCGCGAGCAAGGCGAGGGCCTTCTTGCGGGGCCAGCGAGCAGCTTGTGCCGCCCCCCGATAGGCGCCCAGATCCCCGAAGCCCCGGATCCTGAGGACGGGGCGGGGCTCGGCGAGGCCGAGTTCTTCCAGGACCAGGGACTCGCTCTTGCGAAGGCGCTGGCCGTGGGGGGTGGCGAGCAGCGCGTCGATCGCCGCCGGGGCGTTGGCGTCACCCGCTTTGGCTTCGATCCCGAGGAGGACGAGGCGGCCGAAGGTCGTGTCGTGCTCCGAGAGCGGGGTATTGAGGTGGCGCTGGAGGTGTTCGACGGCCTCGGCGTCCCTGCCTTGCCGATGAAGGGCGAGGGCCCACTGGCGCGCGAGGCTGCCCGCGTACTTGGCCACCGGCTGAAGGCGCAACAGCTCGTCGCGGGTCGCGGCGGCCTCCTCGAAGCGGCCGATACGGCTGAGCGCGTTCATGAGGCCGAGGTAGGCCGCGTGCATGTGCTCCAGGTTGTCGTGTGCCTGGGCATGGCCCAGGTGGTACCGGCAGAGGCGTGCGGCGAGTGCGTGGTCCTGGTGCTGGTAAGCGTTGCCGGAGAGGCCCAAGAGATAGCACAGGAAGTTCTCGGTCGATAGACCGATGAATGCGTCGAGGGGCAGCGAGACGAGCTGCTCGAAGCGCGGGGGGGCATTCTCGTCGAGGGCGAGCGCGTCGAACTTGGCCTGGTGCGCCCGCAAGAGGTCCACCTGGAAGCCGTGGGTGGTGGCGAGCCTGAGCATCTGGTCGGCGTAGCGCAGGGCATCGGCTTGCCGGTACTGGTTGACGCTCAGGCTTTGAAGATTGCGCAGCGCCCGGAACTGCTCGTAGTAGACGGCACGCTCGCCGGCGGCCGGCACGCCCAGGATTTCACGCCAGCGCTCTTCGGCCTGATCCTGTCGGCCCTCGAACCAGTGCGAAAGCCCCTTCAGGTGAAGGGTCTGAGCGTGCTGCGTGGGTTCAAGCGCCGGCAGGGCCTCAAGGCGTGCGAGCAACACCTGGAGCGCGTCCAGATCTTCGGTGGCGGTGGCCACCTTCGCCAACCGGATCAGCAGATCCGCCGTCGGGCCCTTGGCGGCCTCGCGCAGGGCGAGTGCCTGACGATAACAGCCGAGCGCCTGCAGGTACTGCCCTGTCGCGCAGTGGGTGTCCCCCTCCAGCTGGAGCAGGTAGGGTTGCGCAGCGCGGACCGCCGTCGGGATCCGCTGCAAGAGGTCGGCGAGGGAGGGCTTACGGGCGGTGCGCAACAGGCGCGTGGCGTGCGCGCTGAGCCGTCGCTCCACTTGCGGCCAGAGCCCGTCTGGCTGGCTTTGCTGGATGAGGACGTGGGCCGGCGAAAGCCAGGGCCGGCGCAGCTGGACGGTATCGTCCGGCGTCAGGTGCGCCAGGTTCCGACGCACGAGCTCGAGCCCCTCGGGCGACGGAGGGGCCGTCTCGGTGAGGGTGAGGGCGAGGGCCTCGGCCCGCAGGGGATCCGGCAGGGTGATCAGGTCGTCGGGGTGGGGGGCCTCATGCCAGTGCGGCGCGTCGGCCTCCAGGCTGTGGCAGCCCGGTCGTTGGAGCGAAGGCAGCCGGTGGCGCGAGGCCACGGCGAGGGCCCCGGTGCGCGGGAAGTGCCGCAGCAGCGCGAGAAGCTCGGGCAGGGCCTCGGAGTCTTCGAGCAGGTGCAGGTCGTCGACGAGCAGGCAGGTGGTGGGTGTCGCCTCGGCCAGGGCGATCGCAAGGCGTGCCCCCCACGAGGGAGAGAGGCCCGAGCGGGTCAGCGCTTCGTAGGGCTCACGGACTTCCGGCCACGCCAGCAGCAGTCGGTGCCGCAGGAATTCGGGCACGCGATCCTCGACGCTCAGGGTCAGGAGAAGCGTCGGCTGGGTGCTTTCTTGCTGCCAGCGGCCCAAGAGCGCCGATTTGCCGGCTCGCGGCCCAGCGCTCAGCAGGATCGTCCCGCCGGGGTGAAGGGTGGGCATGTCCATGGAACAGGATCATACTAAAATTTGGGGCAATGCAAAAATTAGTGCATCAGCTTGGACGGGGCTTTATGCCAGGCGATCCCGCATGGAACGAGGCGGCGTGCGCCTCCGGCTGCCGGCGATCAGCCCGAAGGCCATCAGGGCGATGGCGAAGACGACTGCCCAGCCGATGGGGGGCGTGCGCTGCTCGCCGGCGATGGCGATTAGGCCCCAGCCGAGCGCTGCGTTGAAGGCCCAGTCTCGCTTACGGTAGCCCAGGACGGCGCCGAGCCCGCCGAGGCCGAGGATGGCGATCGCAGACCAAGCAACCGACGAGAGCAGGACGCTGCGCAGACCCAGGTCGTCGGTCAATACCCCCGCGAGGCTCACCACGGTCGCAAGCGAGAGCCAGCCGAGGTAGAGGCCCAGGGGCCAGCTGACGCAGAGCCGCTGGGGCATGCCGTGCGCGGCCTCGGGCTTGAAGCGCTGGTAGGCGACGGCGGCGCTTGCGAGCATGCCGACGATGAGCAAGAGGGCGAGCGGCATCTGGACGAAGCCGACCGCCACGGGCCACAGGATCCCGCAGACGAACGAGACGAGCATGGGGACGCGGGTCTCGGCGAGCAGCGCGCCGCGTGGGTGGAAGGGCAGCCACTGGTAGACGGCGTAGGCGCCGAGGGCCGCGAAGAGCAGCCCCCAGATCGAGAAGGCGTACGGCGCGGGATCCAGGTAGAGGGGTGTTCTCAGCTGGCTGACCTGCTGGACGGTCATGGGCAGCAGGGCGAAGCTGAACACGTTGAGCAGGGTCATGACAAGCCAAGCGCCGAGCACGCCGTAGCGGAGCCAGGCGGGGCCCTGGTAGCGCTTTCCCTCTTCGATGTAGCGCGAGAGCCAGGTGTGCCTGAGCGTCGGAGCTTTCGTCTGGGGAGCCTTTTGCATGGCGGCCTCCTTTGCGCGAGCGACGCCCCCAGTATGGCGCGCTCGGGGCCGCACTCAATGGGCAGGCGATGATGCCTGCGCTATCATGGAGGGGCCTGGCGGATCGTGGGCCGGGCGATCGAGGAGGGAGCGCCATGGCTGAACGAAGCGAGCGCGAGAAGATGGTCGCAGGGGATCTCTACCTGGCGTCTGATCCCGAGCTGGTCGAGGCACGCAAGCATGCGCGCGCCCAGCTGCGCCGCTACAACGCCTCGACCGAGGACCAGGCCCCCTTCCGCTTCAACCTCTTGAAGGAATTCTTCGGCTCGGTCGGCGCGCGCCTCGAAATCGAGCCGCCCTTCCGGTGCGACTACGGCTTCAACATCCACGCGGGCGACGGCCTCTACATGAACTTCGACTGCGTCATCCTGGACTGCGCCGAGGTGCGCATCGGCCGCAACGTCATGTTCGGCCCCGGCGTCCACGTCTACGCCGCGACCCACCCGCTGGAGGCCGCGCAACGGATCGAGGGGCCCGAGCTCGCGCGTCCGGTCACGATCGGGGACAACGTCTGGGTCGGGGGCCGCAGCGTCATCTGCCCCGGGGTCAAAATCGGCGACAACACCACCATCGGGGCGGGCAGCGTGGTGACGCGTGACATCCCGGCGAACGTCTTCGCCGCGGGCAACCCGTGCCGGGTGATTCGCTCGCTCTGAGCCCCGCAATTTCAGGCCGCACGCTACAATGGAGCGTCACGGCTGCATAGGACGAACCATGAACGCCTTCCCTTCACGCGCGCTCGGCTGGATCTTCATCTACGCCCTGCTTCTCTTCACCACCTTCAACCTCTTGCGCCCGTTCTGGGAGGCGATCGCCTGGTCGTTCATCCTGGCGGCGGTCTCTTGGCCCCTCTACAAGCGTCTGCACGCTGCCCTCAAGGGCCGCGACACCCTCTCGGCCGTCATCATGAGCCTGGGGATTGTCGCCGTCGTGGTGGTGCCCCTGGCCCTCATCACAAGCTCCTTGATCGCCGAGCTGGGACCCGCCTACGAGATGGTCAAGAACCTGCTCGCCGCCCCGCCGCCTCCGCCGGATTGGCTCTCGCGGGTGCCGGCGGCCGAGCAAGCCTGGCTGGATGCGGCCGAGGCCCTGCACCACGGCTCGGGCCTCGGCAAGGAGATGCTCCTGCCGCTTTTGCGCCCGGGCACCCAGGCCCTCGCCTTGGTGGGGGCCAACCTGGGCCAGGCGGGTCTTGCCCTCTTCACCCTCTTCTTCCTGTATCGCAACGGTGAGCGCTACTTCGTGCAGGGCAAGGCCGTCCTTTCTCACCTCCTGGGCGAGCGTGCCGGCCGGCTGCTCGACCCCACCAAGGAGGCTATGCGCGCCGTGTTCGCGGGGGTCATCCTCGCCGCCGTCGCCCAGGGCATCGCCGCGGGCCTGGGCTACGCCCTGGTCGGTTTGCGCGCCCCCATCCTCCTGGGGGTCGCCACGAGCCTCTTGGCCCTCATCCCCTTCGGGGCGGTCCTCATCTGGGGCACGGCGGCCCTCGGCCTCTTCTTCGCGGGCTCGACGATCAAGGCCCTGATCCTGGTCGCGTGGGGTGTCTTGGTGGTCAGCACCGTGGACAACCTCGTGCGCCCGCTCGTCATCAGCGGGACCTCGCGCCTGCCGTACCTCCAGACCTTCTTCTTCATCCTGGGAGGCCTCGCCCTCTTCGGGCTGGTCGGTCTCTTCATCGGGCCTGCGATCCTCGCGGTCTGGATGGTCCTCTGGAACGAGTGGGTGGAGGCCGGCCTCCGGCATGACACCAGCCTTCCATAAGGTCACGGTTTCCGAGCGCACCGCGGGGCTCTTGAAGCACGAGCTCAAGGACCTCGCGAGCCGCTTCGGGGCCCTGACCCGCATCGCCTGGCAGTTCCACCAGGGCGGGCGGTGCGCGCCGGGCAAGCAGATCCGACGGCTGGGCGACGGCCTGTACAAGATGCGCCTCACCGAGGCCCTGCGCATCCCCTTCTTCTTCACCGAGGGGCCCCAGGGGCTCGCCCTTCACTTCGGGGACATCGGCTCGCACGACGCGGGCGAGGTCTGGCACCGGGTGGCGCCGGTGGTCGAGATCGCCGAGGCCCTGCACGTGGCGCCTTCGCCCATCGCCATCGAGTTCGATGCCCCCCTCGTCTCCGACAGGCCTTGGCCCGTTCGTCGGGTCTGGGATCCCGCCTGGGACGAGCGCCGCCGGCGCGACCCCGAGGCAGGTCTCCTGCTCGATCTGGACGAGGCCCAGCGCGCCATCGCCATGCGGCCGGGGCCGGTCCTGCTCAAGGGCGGCGCGGGCAGCGGCAAGACGACCGTGGCCCTCTACCGCCTCATGATGGGCGAGGGGCAGGGCCGTCAGCTCTACGTCACCTACACCCCCCAGCT
This genomic window from bacterium contains:
- a CDS encoding tryptophan-rich sensory protein, with protein sequence MQKAPQTKAPTLRHTWLSRYIEEGKRYQGPAWLRYGVLGAWLVMTLLNVFSFALLPMTVQQVSQLRTPLYLDPAPYAFSIWGLLFAALGAYAVYQWLPFHPRGALLAETRVPMLVSFVCGILWPVAVGFVQMPLALLLIVGMLASAAVAYQRFKPEAAHGMPQRLCVSWPLGLYLGWLSLATVVSLAGVLTDDLGLRSVLLSSVAWSAIAILGLGGLGAVLGYRKRDWAFNAALGWGLIAIAGEQRTPPIGWAVVFAIALMAFGLIAGSRRRTPPRSMRDRLA
- a CDS encoding ABC transporter ATP-binding protein; protein product: MNLATHPAAVGASPVAEGLRIQDLRKVYPARLGRAAHTAVQGVSFHVDPGEILGLLGPNGAGKTTTLKMIAGLLQPTSGSISLAGIDVVRDRSRAVQRLGAVLEGNRNLHWKLTIRENLDYFGALKGVSRLKERANDLIMRLDLQEHLQKRVGELSRGLQQRVAIAIALINQPRVLLLDEPTLGLDVLAASTFKETVRAIADEGCGIILTTHQMEVAQALSDRIAIIAGGKLATLQSLDQLMSAHRTPGYDVRVRGELSAALKAAVGAAGGQDLSAEAGISRFTLPEGDASLLYRALDPLREAGVELIGIQQHETNLEDIYRRVIEGIA
- a CDS encoding sugar O-acetyltransferase, which translates into the protein MAERSEREKMVAGDLYLASDPELVEARKHARAQLRRYNASTEDQAPFRFNLLKEFFGSVGARLEIEPPFRCDYGFNIHAGDGLYMNFDCVILDCAEVRIGRNVMFGPGVHVYAATHPLEAAQRIEGPELARPVTIGDNVWVGGRSVICPGVKIGDNTTIGAGSVVTRDIPANVFAAGNPCRVIRSL
- a CDS encoding AI-2E family transporter — encoded protein: MNAFPSRALGWIFIYALLLFTTFNLLRPFWEAIAWSFILAAVSWPLYKRLHAALKGRDTLSAVIMSLGIVAVVVVPLALITSSLIAELGPAYEMVKNLLAAPPPPPDWLSRVPAAEQAWLDAAEALHHGSGLGKEMLLPLLRPGTQALALVGANLGQAGLALFTLFFLYRNGERYFVQGKAVLSHLLGERAGRLLDPTKEAMRAVFAGVILAAVAQGIAAGLGYALVGLRAPILLGVATSLLALIPFGAVLIWGTAALGLFFAGSTIKALILVAWGVLVVSTVDNLVRPLVISGTSRLPYLQTFFFILGGLALFGLVGLFIGPAILAVWMVLWNEWVEAGLRHDTSLP